A region from the Aegilops tauschii subsp. strangulata cultivar AL8/78 chromosome 5, Aet v6.0, whole genome shotgun sequence genome encodes:
- the LOC141023174 gene encoding uncharacterized protein, with amino-acid sequence MSYTAVELVCWNVRGLNSPAKRDALRELADSMKVAIWCILETKLERVDQYVILQCLGPIYDGFVYLPASSTRGGIFVAWDSSRASITNTVNDTNFITGYVTPNEGAPWWLSVVYGPQEDSQKVAMLEELSARRQLCPGPWMAVGDFNMILHAADKNNSLLDRRMMGKFKRFVDDNALKELFLHGRRFTWSNEWERPTLTKIDRALGSVDWELAYPECLLQALSMNASDHCPLFLSLEEHVHPRKRFRFELFWTKLDGFLEAVQDGWRCDESISDPFVRLDVLLRSCAKHLTAWGQRRVGNIKLQIAIANLVILRLDCAQESRKAWTIVKRDVMAALNKLFLNNERGFGRLNQALITLIPKNPEACQIKDFRPICLVHSIPKMASKLLATRLCPRMGELVHANQSAFIKGRNIHDNFLLVRQLARKLYKRKTKSVMIKLDISRAFDSLSWSFLFEVLRAKGFSRTWRSWIATLLTTASSRVVVNGCAGKKFMHACGLRQGDSISPLLFVIAMDVLSAMILKAQETNTEALRLFGEASGLKVNFTKSSAIMIRSDEEEEELVRQAMPCKLETFPIKYLGLQLGIKQLTRSEWQPVVDQTLKLMPGWQRGLVTHPGRLLLVNQVMRARPIHHLIVAEAPKWALDRVDKGCRAFFWAGLEEIQGGQCAVAWRRVGIRQPSQVGSRGRFDGFVLEGSRGRFDGWINGSCVKEIAPLLVGKVRQQVVNRRKVKDALYLHAWTQDIVGEMNTEELSQFVRPWELLVDIEPTPGSEDTPIWQWDATGKYSAKSAYEMMCEGGVRFQCASAVWRSWAMMTCTECGIRTADRDMVCKIIAQHASYVTKRRTKWITYYCSVYMRDKCGLCASESWAWMKL; translated from the exons ATGTCGTACACTGCCGTGGAGTTGGTTTGTTGGAATGTGAGGGGTCTCAACAGCCCGGCGAAACGTGACGCCCTCCGTGAACTAGCGGATTCCATGAAAGTAGCGATATGGTGTATACTAGAAACAAAACTGGAGAGAGTGGATCAGTATGTAATTTTGCAATGCCTTGGACCTATTTATGATGGGTTTGTTTACTTGCCGGCCTCGTCTACTAGGGGTGGTATTTTTGTCGCTTGGGACTCTTCTAGGGCATCGATCACTAACACGGTGAATGACACCAACTTCATCACGGGATACGTGACACCGAACGAGGGCGCACCCTGGTGGTTATCAGTGGTTTATGGTCCCCAAGAGGACTCTCAGAAGGTTGCAATGCTTGAGGAGCTCTCGGCTAGGAGGCAGCTCTGCCCGGGGCCGTGGATGGCAGTTGGCGATTTCAATATGATTCTACACGCTGCTGACAAGAATAACTCTCTGTTGGACAGAAGGATGATGGGGAAGTTCAAGAGATTCGTTGATGACAATGCGCTCAAGGAGTTATTTTTGCATGGTAGAAGGTTCACGTGGAGCAATGAGTGGGAGAGACCCACGTTGACTAAAATTGATCGGGCTTTGGGCTCTGTGGACTGGGAGTTAGCGTACCCGGAATGCTTGTTGCAGGCTTTATCTATGAATGCCTCAGACCACTGCCCGCTATTTCTATCTTTGGAGGAACATGTGCACCCACGTAAAAGATTTCGCTTTGAGCTCTTTTGGACCAAGTTGGATGGGTTTCTAGAGGCGGTGCAGGATGGTTGGAGATGTGACGAGTCCATCTCCGACCCGTTCGTCAGGCTGGATGTTCTGCTAAGAAGTTGTGCTAAACACCTCACGGCATGGGGTCAGAGGAGAGTTGGCAACATCAAGTTGCAGATTGCCATTGCAAACCTTGTGATCCTCAGGCTGGACTGTGCGCAGGAGTCACGG AAAGCTTGGACTATTGTGAAAAGGGATGTGATGGCAGCGTTGAACAAACTGTTCCTCAATAACGAGAGAGGATTCGGGAGGCTGAATCAGGCGCTCATCACCTTGATCCCCAAGAACCCTGAGGCATGTCAGATCAAAGACTTCAGGCCAATATGTCTGGTTCATAGCATTCCAAAGATGGCGTCCAAACTTCTGGCTACACGTCTATGCCCGCGCATGGGAGAGCTGGTTCACGCAAATCAATCAGCGTTTATTAAGGGAAGGAACATTCATGACAACTTCTTACTTGTCAGGCAACTTGCAAGGAAGCTTTACAAAAGGAAAACGAAGAGCGTGATGATCAAATTGGATATATCTCGTGCCTTCGACTCCTTGTCCTGGTCGTTCTTGTTCGAAGTGCTGAGAGCTAAGGGCTTCTCGAGAACCTGGAGGTCATGGATTGCAACACTGCTCACCACAGCCAGCTCGAGGGTGGTTGTCAATGGGTGTGCTGGCAAGAAgttcatgcatgcatgtggtCTGAGGCAGGGGGATTCCATCTCACCTCTTTTGTTTGTCATAGCGATGGACGTCCTATCGGCTATGATCTTGAAGGCGCAGGAGACGAACACA GAGGCCCTGAGGTTATTCGGCGAGGCCTCTGGACTCAAGGTCAACTTCACCAAGTCCTCTGCTATCATGATCAGatcggatgaggaggaggaggagttagTGCGGCAGGCCATGCCATGTAAGCTGGAGACCTTCCCCATCAAATACCTAGGGCTGCAGTTGGGGATCAAACAACTCACGAGATCAGAATGGCAGCCTGTTGTGGATCAAACGCTGAAGTTGATGCCAGGATGGCAGCGTGGTCTCGTCACACATCCCGGTCGCCTCCTTCTGGTGAACCAGGTGATGAGGGCCAGACCCATACACCACTTGATCGTGGCGGAAGCCCCGAAGTGGGCACTGGACAGAGTGGATAAGGGATGCCGTGCCTTCTTCTGGGCAGGCTTGGAGGAAATTCAGGGAGGCCAATGTGCAGTTGCGTGGCGCCGG GTTGGCATTCGACAGCCTAGTCAAGTGGGAAGTAGGGGAAGGTTCGACGGCTTTGTTCTGGAGGGAAGTAGGGGAAGGTTCGATGGCTGGATCAATGGCTCCTGTGTGAAGGAGATCGCTCCGCTACTTGTTGGCAAAGTGCGGCAGCAGGTGGTGAATAGGAGGAAAGTGAAGGACGCATTGTATCTTCATGCGTGGACGCAAGATATCGTGGGAGAGATGAATACCGAGGAGCTCTCGCAGTTCGTTAGGCCATGGGAGCTGCTGGTAGACATTGAGCCTACTCCTGGTTCGGAGGACACCCCGATCTGGCAATGGGATGCAACTGGCAAGTACTCGGCAAAATCGGCGTACGAAATGATGTGTGAGGGAGGGGTAAGATTTCAATGCGCCTCGGCTGTCTGGCGCAGTTGGGCCATGATGACCTGTACAGAGTGTGGAATTCGGACCGCAGACAGAGACATGGTCTGCAAGATCATAGCTCAGCATGCTTCCTATGTGACCAAGAGGAGAACAAAGTGGATCACATACTACTGCAGTGTGTATATGCGAGACAAGTGTGGTTTGTGTGCTTCAGAGAGCTGGGCGTGGATGAAGCTTTGA